CCTCGGGGATGCCGACGAGTTCGAGCAGGGCCGGGTCCGTCTCGACCAGGCCGGTGCCCGGCGTCAGGGCGAAGGAGCCCACGCCCATGGCCCGCAGGGCCGAATCCAGCAGGGGCGAGGGCGCCGACCGGTCCGCCTCGCCCCGCAGCCGCCCGGCGACGGCCTCGGCGTACCGCTCCAGGAACTCCCGCTGCTCGCTCCCGAACCCCTCCCCGGCCTCGCCCACCACGACCAGGCACCCCAGCCATCCACCCGCCGCCCCCAGGGGCAGCGCCCCGAGCGGCACGGAGACGCCTCCGCCGCCCTCCCGGCCGCCGGCCACCGCCCCCCTGACCCACACGGCCCGGCCACCCCGATAGGCCTCGACGACGACGGACCCACCGTCCCCCGCCCCTGCGGCTCGGGGCGGGGGCGCTGCCTCCGGCCTGCCCGGGTCGGTCCCCGTCCTGCCCGGGTCAGTCCCCGGCCTGCCCGGGGCAGTCCCCGCCCTGCCCGGGTCAGTCCCCGGCCTGCCCGGGGCAGTCCCCGCCCTGCCCTGGTCAGTCCCCGGCCCGCCCTGGTCAGTTCCCGCCCTGCCCTGGTCAGTCCCCGGCCCGCCCTGGTCAGTTCCCGCCCTGCCCTGGTCAGTCCCCGCCCTGCCCTGGTCAGTCCCCGGCCCGCCCGGGTCAGTCCCCGCCCTGCCCGGGTCAGTCCCCGCCCTGCCCGGGTCAGTCCCCGGCCTGCCCTGGTCGGTCTCCGGCCCGCCCGCACTGTCGTCGGCCTCCGCCCCGGCCCCACTGTCGTCGGCCCCCGCCACCGTCGAGCCCGTCGAGCCCGTCGAGACCCGCACGCGCCCCGCCAGCCCGTACCGCTCGGGTTCAAGCCCGGCCGCCTCCACCCGCCGGAGCTCCGCACCGTCCTCGCTCCGTACGTACACCGCCGCCAGCACCACCCCGGCGAACGCCAGAACCCGCTCCCGGGCGGCCGGTTCGCGCGTGGGACGCGACGGGCCGGAGTCCCCGTTCCCGGGCGCCCGCAGACCGGGGGCCGCGGCCCGGGCATCGCCGTCATGGGGCATGTCCGCGTCCACCTCCCGTCCACGCCGCAGCCACCGGCAGGTGGGAGTCCCCGGAACCCAGGCGACGACGACGCGGGCACGAGTCCGGCGGTACCGGGTCACGTCTCCCATGGCGAAGCCACGCCGCACATGAGCGGCAGGGCACCCACACAACAGAATCGCACACCTGGATAACAGCGACATATGGGGCGTACGGCCCGACCAGCTCCAAGGGCGACGGCACACGGTCGACGACCGGACCCGCGACCCGGACCAGGCCCCGCCCCCCGGCCGGAACCGGCGGCACGCGCGACGGGCCCGGTGGCCGGAGCCTCACGGCCACGGCCACCGGGCCCGCCCCGAGTGACGGTTCAGCCCACCCGGCAGGGCAGACTCGTCGTGCTGTCACCCCCGGCACCGGAGACGACGTAACCGAACGTCGTGCTTCTGCCTGGTGCGAGGGAGCCGTTCCAGCCGGCGTTGTGGACCATCACCGCCTGGCCGTTGTACGTCGCGCTGCCGCTCCACAGGCTCTCGACCTTCTGGCCGGCCGGCAGCGTCCAGTCGACCATCCAGCCGAGCATCGGAACGGTACCGGTGTTGGTGACGGTCACCTCCGACTGGTAGCCGCCGTTCCAGGTACCGGTCGTCTTTCGGGTGGCCGTGCACGTCCCGGGCACCGGCTCGGTCGGGTTGCCCGGCTGCTTGATGCCGGTCACCTCGCCCTTGCCGCCGTCGAAGACGACGTCGGAGCAGGAGTAGAAGGTCTCCTGGCTGTCGGAGCGCTGCCAGACCATGTAGATGATGTGGCGGCCCGACTTGCCCTCGGGGAGCTTGCCGGTCCAGGAGTAGTTGGCCTCGACCGTGCCCGGGGAGCCGTTCAGCGGCGGGTGGTCGACGCTCAGGAACGGCTTCTCCTCCATGTCGTTCCAGGTGAGCCTCTTCGTCGGGTCGAAGCCGTCCTTGGTGATGTAGACGTAGAACCAACCCGGGTGCGCCGCCCAGGCGTTGTACGAGAAGTCGACCGTCGCGCCCGAGGTGAGATGGGTCAGCGGCCAGTCCTTGCTGGGCGTGTCGAACCCGGTGAAGTTGGTGTTGCCGCCGCTGCACAGCTCGCCGTCGGGCACGAAGCCGCGGGTGCGGCCGGCGCCGTCCGAGCGGAGCACCGAGAACCAGTTGTAGAACGGCGTGGTGCCGCTGACCTGCTGCGCGGCCCGGCACGCCGGGTTGACCGGCTTGATCTCACCGGTGTCGGTCAAGCCGTCCTGCCAGCACAGGAAGGTGCGGCTGCCGGGCTTCATGGGGGTGCCGTGGGCCTCCGCCTCACCGCCCGCCGTCATGACCAGGCCGAGGGCGGGGACGGTGATGACGAGGGAGAGCAGGACCAGGAACAGGGCTCTGGCCCGGGTGCGGAGTGCTGATCGAGGCGCCGGGGCGCCCCCCGACGGTGTTGTCATGATCATGACAGCATCATCCGTTTCTTCGGGTCCGGGTCTGCGGATGCGTGTGCGGGGATGCGCGGAGTGGGAGCGACTCGAGGGCGGGTTCCGGTCCACCGTTATGGGAGCGCTCCCACCCCGCTGTTGCGGAAGTTAGCGCCGGGCGGCGCAGTTGTAAACGGTCGTGGCACGACGGGACCGCTCGGCGCCTCGGCGAACGGAGCCGGCGTCCTCTCGGCGGCACGGCGCAAGGGCCGTTCGGGTGACGGACGACGCGCGCTTTCCCCGCCCTCCCCGCAGACTTCGGGTGAACGGTCGGTGCGCCGACCCGACACCAGGAGGCAGTCATGACGTGCATGCCGAACGAAGACGCGGAGTTCCACAACGCGATCAAGGAAGTCTTCCTCAAGTACCCGGAGGCGCAGGGGAAATACGCGCTGACCAGCCTCCAGCTGGAAAACGAGATGGAGATCGACTGGGAAAACGAAGTCGGGGTCTCGCGGATCGAAGACCGGAAGATCATCACCGAGTTCGTGGACCGGAAATCGGTGATCCGGATGCAGCTCTGCCTGAAGTGGAATTTCGATTACACCGAATGCCTCAACTGGATCGAGGCGCCGGAGTGACACCGCCCTCCTGCCGGCCGGGCGGGTGACGGAGGCTGGAACCGGCCTCGTACGCAACCAAGTTGACTTTACTTCCCCTTTGGGATTGGCTGCGGCTCCGACCTTTCGTGATCCGGGGGGATCCTTGAACCGCACCATCCGCGCAGCCGTCTGCACCGTCGCCGTCACCGGTCTCGCGCTCGGCCTCAGCTCCTGCTCCGAGGCGGTCGACCAGGTCGACAAGGCGGTGGACGAGACGTACGAGGTCACCTACGAGGTCACCGGGAAGAACGTCGACTCGATCGAGTTCCACGGCGGGGGCGGCAAGGCCATGGAGCCGAAGGTCGAGTCGGTGTCGAAGCCGGAGCTGCCGTGGAAGAAGACGGTCACGCTGCGCGGCATCATGCCCGCGGCGGTCATGCCGGTCGCCGCGGATCCCGAGGGCGCCCAGATCACCTGCAAGATCATCCACAAGGGCAAGGTGCTCGAGGAGCAGAGCGCCGACGGCCTGGTGACCGCCGGGGGCTGCACCGCGGAGTCTCCGATCACGGGCTGACCCCGGGCCGCCCGGCAGGGCCCGCGCGGCCCGGCGGCCGCGTCCGGTCGGCCGGGTTCAACCGGCCGCACCCCGAGCGGACTTGAACGGCCCCTCGGGAAAGCAGCCGAAGCTCGACGAGCCCCTGCGACGCCCCTCTACGACGGCCCCCTGCGGTCATCGCCCCCGGCAGCCAACACCGCCGACAACCACCGCAGTTGGCGGCGCACCTGTACCGCGTCGCCGCCCTCGTGGCCGTTGAACGGATAGGCGTGGATCTCCTTCTCCGGGTCCGCGCCGGTCAGTTCGGCGTAGCGGTTGAACGCCGCGTACGCTCCGCTCGGCGGGCAGACCGTGTCGCGCAGGCCGACGCCGAAGTGGGCCGGAGCCTGGGCGCGGCGGGCGAAGGAGACGCCCTCGACGTAGGACAGCGTGCGGTGGGCGGCGTGCTCGGCGCCCCGGTGGACGGAGAGGTAGGCGGCGATCTCGCCGTACGGGCCCGCGTCGGTGAGGTCCAGCGCGCGGCGGATCCCGCACAGCAGCGGGGCCGTGACCAGCAGCGCCGCCAGATCGGGAACGAGCCCCGCGACCGCCAGGGCCAGCCCGCCGCCCTGGCTGTTGCCGACGGCCACGGTCCGGGCGGGATCGACGCCGGGCAGTGCCCGCACCGCCGCGATCGCGCGCACCGCGTCCGTGATCAGGCGTCGGTAGTGGTAGTCCTCGGGGGCGAGCAGTCCACGCACCGCCGGCCCCGGACCGCCGGGCGCGGTGCCGTGCGGGTCGGGCGTGTCTCCGCCGCAGCCGTACTGGTCGCCCTGGCCGCGGTTGTCCATGAGCAGATGCGCGTACCCGGCGTTCACCCAGGTCAGGCGCTCGTGCGGGAGGCCCCGGCCGCGCCCGTACCCGGCGAACTCGACGACGGCGGGCAGGAGTTCACCACCGGCCCCGGCCGGTTTGCTGAACCAGGCGCGCACCGGGTCGCCCGCGAAGCCCCGGAACGTCACGTCCCAGGTCCGCGTCAGCCGCAGGCCCGTCTCCACCGGCCGCACCGCCACCAGCGGGTCCGCCTGCCGGGCCTCCTTGAGCGTGCTCAGCCAGAAGGCGTCGAAGTCGGCGGGCTCCCCGACGTCCGGGCGATGGCGCTCCAGTTCCGTCAGCGGCAGGTCGAACGCGGGCACGGCGGCACCTCGCAGGAGTCGGTGGTCATCCAGAAACTTGCGACGAGAGACGGGGGTGGGTCCCAGGGGTCTACCCAGGTTCGACGGGTTTCCAACGCGGCACAGGAGCCCCGGCGGACTCCCGCAGTACCCATTGACAGCGCTTTCCCCTGCCCTTAAGTTGCCGCGAAGTTACCGGTAAGCGCTCGAAAGTTTCGGTTCCGCGTCCCATGCCCACGGGAGGCCCGAGCAATGAGCACGTCCACCACGCCGGCCCCGCCGGGCACCGAGGACCCGCCTCCGGCCCGGGCCGCACCCCGACGACGCGGGAACCGGACGCCCGCCCGGACCGGCTGGCGGCGGGCGCTGCGCCGCGACTGGCAGCTGTACTCGCTGGCGATCCTGCCGCTGCTGTTCTTCCTGGTCTTCCGCTACCTGCCGATGCTCGGCAACGTGATCGCCTTCCGGCGCTTCGAGCCGGGCGGGTCGATCTTCGGCGAGGAGTGGGTGGGCCTGCGCTATGTGCAGATGTTCCTCAGCGACCCCACCTTCTGGCAGGTCTTCCGCAACACCCTGTGGATCGGCGGGCTCACGCTGCTGTTCTGCTTCCCGGTGCCGATCGTGCTGGCGCTGCTGCTGAACGAGGTCCGCCGGCGCTCCCTGAAGCGGTTCGTGCAGTCCGTGTCGTACCTCCCGCACTTCCTGTCGATCGTGATCGTCGCGGGCATCACGATGCAGATGCTGGCCAGTGACGGCCCGGTCAACCACGTCCTCGGCTGGTTCGGGCACGAACCGATCCGCTTCATCCAGGAACCCGAGTGGTTCCGCACGATCTACGTCGGCTCGGAGATCTGGCAGACCGCCGGCTGGGGCACGATCCTCTACCTCGCCGCGCTCACCACCATCGACGAGGACCTGTACGAGGCCGCGCGCATCGACGGGGCCAACCGCTGGCAGCAGATCTGGCACGTCACCCTGCCCGGCATCCGGCCCACCATGGTCACGCTGCTGATCCTCAACATCGGCACGTTCATGGCGGTCGGCTTCGAGAAGGTCCTGCTGCTGTACAACCCGCTGACGTATCCCACCGCCGACGTCATATCGACCTACGTCTACCGGGCCGGTGTCGAGTCCAACAGCTTCAGCTACGCCGCCGCCATCGGGCTGTTCGAGGCGATCATCGGCCTGGTCCTGATCACGTCCGCGAACCAGCTCTCGCGCCGCACAGTGGGGACGAGCCTGTGGTGAAGCCGAGCCGCTCCTACCGGGTCTTCCAGGGCGTCAACGGGGTCGTCCTCACCCTGGTCGTGATCGTCACCCTGTACCCGTTCGCCAACATCATCGCCCGCTCGTTCAGTGCGGAGCGGCACATCCGGGCCGGTGAAGTGACGCTGTGGCCCAAGGGGTTCAACCTCACCACGTACGAGATCGTGTTCGAGGACTCGATGTTCTGGCGCAACTACGGCAACACCGTGCTGTACACGGTCGTCGCGACCGTCGTGGCGATGGTCCTGACCACCTGTTACGCCTACGTCCTGTCCAAGAAGCACCTCAAGGGACGCGGCGTCCTGGTCGGCGTCGCCGTGTTCACCATGTTCTTCACCGGGGGCCTGATCCCCAACTACGTCCTCGTCACCAGCCTCGGTCTGAAGAACAGCGTCTGGGCCATCGCGCTCCCCAACGCCATCAGCGTGTTCAACCTGCTGGTGATGAAGGCGTTCTTCGAGAACCTGCCGACGGAACTGGAGGAGGCCGCGCAGATCGACGGCCTGAGCACGTACGGCGTTCTGCTGCGGATCGTGCTGCCCCTGTCGAAGGCGGTCGTCGCGACGATGGTGCTGTTCTACTCGGTGTCCTTCTGGAACTCCTGGTTCAGCGCCTTCCTGTACATGGACAAATCCGAGCTGATGCCGGTCACCGTCTATCTGCGCAACCTCATCTCCGGCGCCACGACGGGCGGCAACGCCGGTGCCGCCGACGCGCAGCTCAGCCAGGTGGGGGCGAACATCCAGGCGGTCACGATCGTGCTGACCTCGCTGCCCATCCTCTGTGTCTATCCGTTCGTCCAGCGCTACTTCGTCTCGGGCGTGATGCTCGGCGCGGTCAAGGGCTAACAAAGGAGTGCCCGTGTCATCCCTGAACAACGCAGGACAGCTGTCGCGGCGTCAGATCCTGTCCGCCGCCGGTTTCATCGGCCTGGCCACCCTCACCGGCTGCGGCAGCGGCGACGGCGGCGGGGACTCCAAGGACCTGTCGAAGAAGAGGGACGGCGCGATGAAGGAGTACCGCGTCGGCCAGCAGTTCAAGGCGGCCAAGCCGCTGTCCTTCTCGGTCCTGCACAACAACAACCCCGTCTACCCGATGAAGAACGACTGGCTGTTCTGGAAGGAGCTCTCCCGGCGCACCGGCGTCACCCTCGAACCCGTCGCCGTCCCCCTGGTCGACTACGAGAAGAAGCGCAGCGTCCTGATCGGCTCGGGTGACGCCCCGTTCCTGATCCCCAAGACGTACCACCCCTCGGAGGTCGCGTTCGTGTCGTCGGGCGCGATCCTCCCGGTCAGCGACTACGTGCACCTGATGCCCAACTTCCGGGACAAGGTGAGGCGCTGGAAGCTGGAGCCGGAGATCGATTCCATCCGGCAGTCCGACGGCAAGTTCTATCTGCTGCCCGGCCTGCACGAGAAGGCCAGATCCGGCTACTCGCTGGCGCTGCGCACGGACGTCCTCGACCGGCTCGGGCTGAACCCGCCCACCACCTGGGACGAGGTGTACGAGGTCTTCAGGGCGATCAGGGAGGAGTACCCGGACCGCTACCCGTTCTCCGACCGCTGGAGCAAGAACACGCCCTACCCCGCCGCCGCCCTCTTCAGCTACCTGGGCCAGGCGTACGGGGTCCGGGCCGGATGGACGCACAACCCCATCGACTGGGACGCGAACGCCGGAAGGTTCGTCTTCACCGGAGCCACGGACGCCTACCGGCAGATGATCGAGTTCGTGCGGAAACTGGTCGCCGAGAAACTGGTGGACCCGGAGAGCTTCACCCAGACCGACGACGAGGCCGCGCAGAAGCTGCTGGGCGAGAAGTCGTTCGCGATCAGCGCCAACCCGCAGGTACTGGTGCAGGAATACCGGTACAACCTGGAGAAGCAGGTCGAGGGAGCGAAGATCGAGATGATCCCCGTGCCGCTCGGGCCGGCGGGCCCAATCGTGCTGGGCGGCGTCCGGCTGGAGAACGGCGTGATGATCTCCAGCAAGGCCCTGAAGAGCGACAACTTCGTCGCCATGATGCAGTTCGTGGACTGGCTCTGGTACTCGGACGAGGGCCAGCGACTGGCCCGCTGGGGCGTCGAGGGCGTCACCTACACCCGCTCCGGAAGCCGGTACACGCCGAAGCCCGGCATCAGCCTCATGGGCTCCGACCCGGACGCGCCGAAGGACATGCAGAAGGACTTCGGCTTCTACAACGGCGTCTTCGCCTACGGCGGCAGCTGGGAGCTGGTCTCCTCCATGTTCAGCCCCGACGAGAAGAGGTTCCAGGACGCGATGTCCCGGCGCCAACAGACGCCCATCGCCCCGGCCCACCCCTTGCAGTCCTTCGAGCAGGAGCAGGCGACCCTCTGGGAGACCCCGCTGAAGGACACCGTCATCCAGAACACCCTCCGGTTCGTCCTCGGCAAGCGCCCGCTGTCCGAGTGGGACGCCTACGTCTCCGAGCTGAAGTCGAAGAACATGCAGCAGTTCGTCGACCTGCACAACAAGGCGTACGAGCGGTTCAAGAAGGAGAACGGGTGATCCGCGTCCCCGGCTCGCCGAGCGGCCGGCTCACCGACGCCCTGCGCCACCGCGCCGGCACCGGCCGCCTCGGCCTCGCCCCGCGCAGCGACCACCAGGACCCGGAACTGCTCGACGCCCCGCGCGAGGCCGCCGAGCCCCCGCACAGCCACCGGCCGCCGACCGCCGAGGACGGCCGCGCCGCGCCCTTCACCCTGAGCCGCCACCGTGTCCCGCTCGTCGAGCCCACCCCGGTCGGCGACGAGCCCCCGCCCCGGTGGGACGAACGGCACCCGCTCGGCCGGGAGGCGGCGGCATGAGCACCGTACGCACCTCCGACTTCGGCACCGGGACCCTCTCCCGCGCCTCCGCCCTGATCCACACCGTCCTCACCGTCGAGGCGCTGCTGCTCCTGGCCGCCTCCCCGGGCCTGGCCGGACTGCTCCTGCTCGGCCCCGACCCGGCCAACCTCCCCCTCGCGGCGCTGTGCCTGCTGCCCCTCGGACCGGCCCTGTCCGCCGCGCTCTACGCCCTCCACCACCGCAGCCGCGACCTCACCGAACTGCGCCCGGCCCGCGCCTACCTGCGCGGCTGGCGGCTCAACGCCCTGCCGGTGCTGAAACTGTGGACCCCGCTGCTCGCCTGGCTGACGGTGATCGCCTTCACCCTCACCCACTTCGCCGCCACCGGCCTGCCCGGCTGGTGGGCGGTCCTGCTCGCGGTGATCGGCGCCGGCTCCCTCCTCTGGGGCGCGCACGCCCTCGTCCTCACCTCGCTCTTCGCGTTCCGCGCCCGGGACACCGCCCGCCTCGCCGGGTACTTCCTGCTCCGGCACGGCCGCGCCACCCTCGCCGCCGCCTCCCTGCTCGTCCTGACGGCCGCGCTGACCGCCCTGCTGACGGAGGCCGCGCCCGCCCTGCTGGCCGCCCCGCTGCTGCTGTCCCTGCTGCACGGCAGCCGCTCGTTGATCACCGAGACCCGGGCGGAGTTCACCGCATGAGCGCGCCCCGCACCCCGAAGATCCCGTACGGCGGCGACTACAACCCCGAGCAGTGGCCGGAGGAGGTCTGGGACGAGGACCACCGTTTGTTCACCCGGGCCGGCGTCGACACCCTCACCGTCGGCGTCTTCAGCTGGTCCCTCACCCAACCCGCCCCGGACACCTACGACTTCACCGTGCTGGACCGCATCCTCGACCGGGCCTCAGCCGAGGGCCGGCAGGTCTGCCTGGCCACCGGCACCGCCGCCCTCCCGCCCTGGCTCGCCAAGCGCCACCCCGAGGTCAACCGCACCGACTTCGAGGGCCGCCGCCACCGCTACGGCCAGCGCCACACCTTCTGCCCCAGCTCCCCGGCGTACCGCGAGCACGCCACCGCGCTCGCCGCCCGCCTCGCCGAACGGTACGCGCACCACCCCGCCCTGCTCGCCTGGCACGTCAACAACGAGTACGGCGGCGCCTGCTACTGCGACCTGTGCGCCGAGGCGTTCCGCGAGTGGCTCCGGTACCGGCACGGCACCCTCGACGCCCTCAACGACGCCTGGTGGACCACCTTCTGGTCGCACCGCTACACCGACTGGGACCAGATCGAGCCGCCGAACGCCCTCACCGAGCACTGGCGCGGCCCGGACCACACCGCCTTCCAGGGCATCACCCTCGACTACCACCGGTTCACCACCGACGCCCTCCTCGGCTGCTTCCTGGCCGAGAAGGAGGTGATCCGCGCCCACGACCCGGACACGCCCGTCACCACCAACTTCATGGGCACCTTTCGCCCCCTCGACTACCACCGCTGGGCGCCCCACCTCGACTTCGCCTCCTGGGACAACTACCCGCCCCTGGACGCCCCGCCGACCCGGCCCGCCCTCGCCCACGACCTGATGCGCGGCCTGAAGGACGGCGCCCCCTTCTGGCTGATGGAGCAGACCCCCTCCACCACCGCGTGCCGGGACGTCAACCCGCTCCGGCGCCCCGGCGAACTCCGCCTCGCCACCTTCCAGGCGATCGCCCACGGCGCGGACGCCGCCCTCTACTTCCAGCTGCGCGCCTCACGCGGCGCCTGCGAGAAGTACCACGGGGCGGTCATCGGCCACGCGGGCCGCGACGACACCCGCGTCTTCCGCGAGGTCGCCGCACTGGGTCGGGAACTGGAAACCCTGGGGGACCGCACCCTGGGCGCCCGCACCCCGGCCCGCACCGCCCTGCTCTTCGACTGGGACAGCTGGTGGGCCCTGGAGATCTCCGACGGCCCGTCCCGGCTGGTCAAGTACCCGGACGTGGTCCACGCCTACTACCGGGCGGCACGCGCGGCCGGCGCCGACGTGGACGTCGTCCCGCAGACCGCCGGCCTCACCCCCTACGACGTGGTCCTCGCCCCCGCCCTCCACATGGTCAAGGGCGACCTCGCCGCGCGCCTCGAAGCCGTGGCCGCACGCGGCGGCACGGTCCTGACCACCTTCCTCTCCGGCCGCGTCGACGAGCACGACCGGGCCTTCCTCACCGACGTCCCCGGCCCGCTCGCCCCGCTCATGGGCATCCGCGTGGACGAATGGGACGCCCGCCCGACGGAGTTCGCCCAGCCCGTCCCCGAACTGTCGGCCGAGGCCCGGCTCGTCTTCGAGATCGTGCTGCCGCGCGGCGCCGAACCGGTCGCCACGTACGGCACCGACTTCTACGCCGGCACCCCGGCCGTGACCCGCCACCCGTTCGGCGCCGGCGAGGCCTGGTACGTCGCCACGGCCCTCGACCAGCCGGGCGTCGACCAGGTCGTACGCCGCATCCTGACCCGCCACGACCTGCTCGGCCCCTACGCCGGCCACCCGGCGGTGGAGACGGCGACCCGGATCGCCCCCGACGGCACCCCCCTGCTCTTCCTCCTCAACCACGCCCCCGAACCCGCCCGCCTGACCGCCCACGCCACCGCCACCGACCTGCTCACCGGCAAGCGGGTGGAGCTGGGCGAACCCCTGGTCGTCGACCCCCTGGGCGTGGCGATCCTTCAGTAGACGCGCCGACCGTGTGCGTCCGGCACACCCGACTTCCGGAAGAAGTAGCTGTTGACCTGATCGCGCCACTCGCGGGCGCAGCGGAGCTGCTCCTCGAACAGCTCCGCCACCCGCCTGTGACGCGCGGCGTCGACGAGGTCCACGAGCCCGGCCCACACCTCCCGGGCCGCCTCCACCTCCTCGACACCCTCGAAGTGCGTGTCGTAGATGTGCTGGATCACCGTCTTCCCGCTCTTCAGCATGTGCGAGTACGACACGTGGTGGAAGAACAGCAGCAGCTCGTCGGGGCAGCTGTCCGCGGACTCGTAGACCTCGGCCCAGGGCTTGCCGTACTGCCCGGCGTACCCGGTACCGGTCGCCACGCTGCGGTCGACACCGACCCCGTCCCGGTCGGCGAAGTGGTACGTCCCCCACGGGCTGTACTCGTACCCGTCCACGCTCGGCCCGTAGTGGTGCCCCGGCTGCACCATGAATCCCACGCCCAGGGGAGCGGTGTACTTCTCGTACGTCCGCCACGAGCCGTCCAGGACCGCGTGCAGCCCGGCCGCCGGTCCCGGCCCGAAGGTGAGCCGGATCCACTCGTCGAGGACGGCACCCGGATCGGCGTCCGGCCGCCAGGCGAGCCGCCCGAAGGCGTACAGGTTGGCCTGGGCGAGCGGATGCCCCGTCCAGAACGGGTCGTCACCGGCATTGGACACGGCGACCAGCCCGCCACGCGCCAACTCCCCGACGGACACGCCCTGTTCGAGCGGAAACCGCAGCACCTCACTCCACATCGGCCCCAGCCAGCACACATGCCGCTGCTGCCCGGTGTACTCCTGGGTGGCCTGCAGCTCCACCGCGAGCCGGGTGCGCGGCATCGCGCCGATCAGCGGCGAGACGGGCTCCCGCACCTGGAAGTCCATCGGCCCGTGCTTCACCTGGAGCACCGCGTTCGGGGCGAACTCCCCGTCCAGCGGCACGAAATGGTCGTACGCGGCGCGCGCCCGGTCGGTCGTGCGGTCGCGCCAGTCCTGTCGGTGGTCGTAGACGAACGCCCGCCAGTGCACGGTGCCGCCGAACGGCTCCAGCGCCGCCGCCAGCAGGTTGGCGCCGTCGGCGTGGCTGCGGCCGTACGCGAACGGCCCCGGCTGCCCCTCCGAGTCTGCCTTCACCACGTACCCGCCGAAGTCGGGGATCGCCTCGTACACCCGCCGCGTCGCCTCGGCCCACCAGGCGCGCACGGCCGCGTCCAGCGGATCGGCCGTGGGCAGCCCACCGAGCAGGAGCGGCGCGGCGAAGGAGACCGACAGGTGGGTGCGGATGCCGTACGGCCGCAACGCCCCGGCGATCGCGGCCACGTCACCGATCCGGTCGGTCAGCAGCCGCGCCTCGGTCGCGTGCACGTTGACGTTGTTCACGGAGAGCGCGTTGATCCCGCACGCCGCCAGCAGCCTGCCGTACGCCCGCACCCGCTCCAGGTCGCCACGCGCCCGGCCGTCCTCCCAGAACAGCGAGCCACCCGCGTACCCGCGCTCCACCTGCCCCATGACCGGGTGCACGGCCACGTTGTCCCAGTGGTCGAGCATGCGCAGGGCGAGCGCGGGGCGGTGGACCTCGCGGACCCGCTCACCGGAGAAGGCGTCCTCGCCGAGCCGCACCACGTGGAACAGCCCGTACAGCAGCCCG
This genomic stretch from Streptomyces sp. Go-475 harbors:
- a CDS encoding lytic polysaccharide monooxygenase, encoding MTTPSGGAPAPRSALRTRARALFLVLLSLVITVPALGLVMTAGGEAEAHGTPMKPGSRTFLCWQDGLTDTGEIKPVNPACRAAQQVSGTTPFYNWFSVLRSDGAGRTRGFVPDGELCSGGNTNFTGFDTPSKDWPLTHLTSGATVDFSYNAWAAHPGWFYVYITKDGFDPTKRLTWNDMEEKPFLSVDHPPLNGSPGTVEANYSWTGKLPEGKSGRHIIYMVWQRSDSQETFYSCSDVVFDGGKGEVTGIKQPGNPTEPVPGTCTATRKTTGTWNGGYQSEVTVTNTGTVPMLGWMVDWTLPAGQKVESLWSGSATYNGQAVMVHNAGWNGSLAPGRSTTFGYVVSGAGGDSTTSLPCRVG
- a CDS encoding carbohydrate ABC transporter permease, which codes for MVKPSRSYRVFQGVNGVVLTLVVIVTLYPFANIIARSFSAERHIRAGEVTLWPKGFNLTTYEIVFEDSMFWRNYGNTVLYTVVATVVAMVLTTCYAYVLSKKHLKGRGVLVGVAVFTMFFTGGLIPNYVLVTSLGLKNSVWAIALPNAISVFNLLVMKAFFENLPTELEEAAQIDGLSTYGVLLRIVLPLSKAVVATMVLFYSVSFWNSWFSAFLYMDKSELMPVTVYLRNLISGATTGGNAGAADAQLSQVGANIQAVTIVLTSLPILCVYPFVQRYFVSGVMLGAVKG
- a CDS encoding MmpS family transport accessory protein; amino-acid sequence: MNRTIRAAVCTVAVTGLALGLSSCSEAVDQVDKAVDETYEVTYEVTGKNVDSIEFHGGGGKAMEPKVESVSKPELPWKKTVTLRGIMPAAVMPVAADPEGAQITCKIIHKGKVLEEQSADGLVTAGGCTAESPITG
- a CDS encoding extracellular solute-binding protein yields the protein MNNAGQLSRRQILSAAGFIGLATLTGCGSGDGGGDSKDLSKKRDGAMKEYRVGQQFKAAKPLSFSVLHNNNPVYPMKNDWLFWKELSRRTGVTLEPVAVPLVDYEKKRSVLIGSGDAPFLIPKTYHPSEVAFVSSGAILPVSDYVHLMPNFRDKVRRWKLEPEIDSIRQSDGKFYLLPGLHEKARSGYSLALRTDVLDRLGLNPPTTWDEVYEVFRAIREEYPDRYPFSDRWSKNTPYPAAALFSYLGQAYGVRAGWTHNPIDWDANAGRFVFTGATDAYRQMIEFVRKLVAEKLVDPESFTQTDDEAAQKLLGEKSFAISANPQVLVQEYRYNLEKQVEGAKIEMIPVPLGPAGPIVLGGVRLENGVMISSKALKSDNFVAMMQFVDWLWYSDEGQRLARWGVEGVTYTRSGSRYTPKPGISLMGSDPDAPKDMQKDFGFYNGVFAYGGSWELVSSMFSPDEKRFQDAMSRRQQTPIAPAHPLQSFEQEQATLWETPLKDTVIQNTLRFVLGKRPLSEWDAYVSELKSKNMQQFVDLHNKAYERFKKENG
- a CDS encoding acetylxylan esterase, whose protein sequence is MPAFDLPLTELERHRPDVGEPADFDAFWLSTLKEARQADPLVAVRPVETGLRLTRTWDVTFRGFAGDPVRAWFSKPAGAGGELLPAVVEFAGYGRGRGLPHERLTWVNAGYAHLLMDNRGQGDQYGCGGDTPDPHGTAPGGPGPAVRGLLAPEDYHYRRLITDAVRAIAAVRALPGVDPARTVAVGNSQGGGLALAVAGLVPDLAALLVTAPLLCGIRRALDLTDAGPYGEIAAYLSVHRGAEHAAHRTLSYVEGVSFARRAQAPAHFGVGLRDTVCPPSGAYAAFNRYAELTGADPEKEIHAYPFNGHEGGDAVQVRRQLRWLSAVLAAGGDDRRGPS
- a CDS encoding ABC transporter permease subunit, which translates into the protein MSTSTTPAPPGTEDPPPARAAPRRRGNRTPARTGWRRALRRDWQLYSLAILPLLFFLVFRYLPMLGNVIAFRRFEPGGSIFGEEWVGLRYVQMFLSDPTFWQVFRNTLWIGGLTLLFCFPVPIVLALLLNEVRRRSLKRFVQSVSYLPHFLSIVIVAGITMQMLASDGPVNHVLGWFGHEPIRFIQEPEWFRTIYVGSEIWQTAGWGTILYLAALTTIDEDLYEAARIDGANRWQQIWHVTLPGIRPTMVTLLILNIGTFMAVGFEKVLLLYNPLTYPTADVISTYVYRAGVESNSFSYAAAIGLFEAIIGLVLITSANQLSRRTVGTSLW